In the Azospirillum sp. TSH100 genome, AGTTTCAGCGACCGGCCGGTCGATCTCATCGGCGAAGGCTTCGACCTCGCCGTACGCTGCGGCACGCTGGGATCGGGAAGTGGACTGATGACACGGCGTCTCGCCACCCAACGGAAGGTTCTGTGCGCCGCGCCGGGCTATCTGGCGATCCGCGGCCGGCCGCAGTCGATTGAGGCTCTGGCCGATCATGACGCGCTCGTTTATGGGCGGGCCGACTTCGTCAACCACTGGCTTCTGGCCGCAGGGGACGGCCGATTAACGGAGTTCACGCCGTCCTCGCGCCTGCGCTTCGACGATCTCGAAGCGATCGCCGACGCGGCCGTGGCCGGAATGGGCATCGCCTGGCTTCCTTTCTGGCTGGTGCGGGACCGCATTCGAGCCGGGGTCCTCGCCCCCCTCTTCGACGGCCTGCCGGGCGCGCCGATAGACTGCCACGCCGTCTGGCCGGACGTTCAGAACCTGCCGCTGCGGTTGCGGCTCGCGATCGATACGCTGGTGGCCAAGCTTCCGTCCACCGTCGGCGGTTGATGCGGTTCCAAGACCGCCTCCCCACGGCTTTCGATGACGCGCCTCGTCAGGATGGCAACTCCCCGCGCAGGAAATGCTGTTCCAGGAACTCGACGCAGACACGAAGCTTGGCGGATGCCGTCAGGCGTGACGGATATACCGCCCAGATGTCCGCCGGCTGACTGTGGCCGGAAAGAACCTGGACAAGTTTTCTGTCCGCGAGCGCGGTCCTGACGTCCCAAAGCGACCTGAGCATGATCCCATGACCGTCCAAGGCCCAGCGGTGGACGATTTCGCCGTGGTTGGAGGCCAGCCGCCCAGTGACGCGGAGCGGCGTTTCTCCTTCCGGTCCGCTCAGTCTCCAGACGCCGAAGGGATGATCCCGCTCCTTGATGACGAGGCAATCATGTCCGGCCAGATCGCCGAGGTGCCTCGGCGTTCCCCGTCGTTCCAGATAGGCGGGAGAGGCGCAAAGGATCCGTCGATTGGAGGCGAGTCGCCTCGCGATCAGGTGCGGAGCGATCTCGTTTCCGATGCGGATGTCCAGATCGATGCCCTCGCCCGTCAGGTCGACGAGCCTGTCGGAAACATCGAAGCGAATTTCAAGATCCGGATAGCGCTCCGCCAGGCGGGCAAGCGCCGGCGCCACATGGAGGCGGCCGAATCCCAGACTGCTGTTGATGCGGATCAGCCCGCGGGGGGCGTGTTTCGCGACGGAGACCTCCTCCATCATATGATCGACTTCGTCGAGGATCGACTGCGCCCTCTGATAAACGCGCTCCCCGGCTTCCGTGATGGCGATGCGTCGGGTGCTGCGATGGAGCAGTTTCACCCCGAGCCGTTCCTCCAGTGATTGGACCCGCTTGGTCACATAGGCCGGCGAGGCGCCGAGGGCCTCCGCCGCCGCAACGAAGCTCGACCTGCGCACGACAACGCAGAAGACGCGCAAGTCCTGAAGATAAGGCTGATTATTCATGAATCGTGTTCTATGGGTTGATGCTTTGGCTGATCATTAATCTATCGAAGTTCGTTAAGCTACCCTCCATCTCCCGATGCACTGCCTGTAGAACAGATATAGGAATCAGCCATGAGCAGAACTTACAAGATCGCGGCGATTGCCGGCGACGGGATCGGTAAGGAGGTGCTGCCTGAGGGGCTCAGAGCCGTCGAGGCGGCAGCCTCAAAATTCGGTCTGACGCTTCAGTTCACCAGCTTCGACTGGGCGAGCTGCGACTATTATCTTGAACATGGCATGATGATGCCGGAGGATTGGTTCGAGACACTGAGCCAGTTCGATGCGATTTATTTCGGCGCGGTCGGCTGGCCGGACAAGGTGCCCGATCACATCTCTCTCTGGGGTTCTCTTCTGAAATTCCGGCGCGATTTCGACCAGTATGTGAATTTGCGCCCGGTGAAGCTCCTTCCGGGAGTGTCCTGTCCGCTGGTCAACCGGAAGCCTGGGGACATCGATTTCTTCGTGGTGCGTGAAAACACCGAGGGTGAGTATTCCTCCATCGGCGGGCGGGCCTTCGAGGGGACCGAGCGTGAGGTCGTCATGCAGCAGGCGGTCTTCAGCCGCCATGGCGTCGACCGGATCTTGAAATACG is a window encoding:
- a CDS encoding LysR family transcriptional regulator; the protein is MTMRDRLDGVSVFVETVEAGGFARAAERLALSRSAVGKTIARLEGRLGVRLFHRTTRTQSLTEDGQLYYERCLRALEELRTGETLLESGRREVVGRLRVSMPVLFGRHCVAPILVELARQHPKLELELSFSDRPVDLIGEGFDLAVRCGTLGSGSGLMTRRLATQRKVLCAAPGYLAIRGRPQSIEALADHDALVYGRADFVNHWLLAAGDGRLTEFTPSSRLRFDDLEAIADAAVAGMGIAWLPFWLVRDRIRAGVLAPLFDGLPGAPIDCHAVWPDVQNLPLRLRLAIDTLVAKLPSTVGG
- a CDS encoding LysR substrate-binding domain-containing protein; protein product: MNNQPYLQDLRVFCVVVRRSSFVAAAEALGASPAYVTKRVQSLEERLGVKLLHRSTRRIAITEAGERVYQRAQSILDEVDHMMEEVSVAKHAPRGLIRINSSLGFGRLHVAPALARLAERYPDLEIRFDVSDRLVDLTGEGIDLDIRIGNEIAPHLIARRLASNRRILCASPAYLERRGTPRHLGDLAGHDCLVIKERDHPFGVWRLSGPEGETPLRVTGRLASNHGEIVHRWALDGHGIMLRSLWDVRTALADRKLVQVLSGHSQPADIWAVYPSRLTASAKLRVCVEFLEQHFLRGELPS